The following proteins are co-located in the Theropithecus gelada isolate Dixy chromosome 19, Tgel_1.0, whole genome shotgun sequence genome:
- the LOC112611850 gene encoding zinc finger protein 136 isoform X4 yields MLERFYQSKDGSQRGGIFSQFANQNLSKKIPGVKLCESFVYGEVSMGHSSLNRHIRDHSGHEPKEYQEYGEKPDTRNQCWKPFSSHHSFRTHEIIHTGEKLYDCKECGKTFFSLKRIRRHIITHSGYTPYKCKVCGKAFDYPSRFRTHERSHTGEKPYECKECGKAFTCITSVRRHMIKHTGDGPYKCQVCGKPFHSLSSFQVHERIHTGEKPFKCKQCGKAFSCSPTLRIHERTHTGEKPYECKQCGKAFSYLPSLRLHERIHTGEKPFVCKQCGKAFRSASTFQIHERTHTGEKPYECKECGEAFSCIPSMRRHMIKHTGEGPYKCKVCGKPFHSLSPFRIHERTHTGEKPYVCKHCGKAFVSSTSIRIHERTHTGEKPYECKQCGKAFSYLNSFRTHEMIHTGEKPFECKRCGKAFRSSSSFRLHERTHTGQKPYHCKECGKAYSCRASFQRHMLTHAEDGPPYKCMWESL; encoded by the coding sequence ATGTTAGAAAGATTCTATCAAAGTAAAGATGGTAGTCAGCGTGGAGGAATTTTTAGCCAGTTTGCAAATCAGAATCTGAGCAAGAAAATTCCtggagtgaaactctgtgaaaGCTTTGTATATGGAGAAGTCAGCATGGGTCACTCATCCCTTAATAGACACATCAGAGATCACAGTGGACATGAACCAAAGGAGTATCAGGAATATGGAGAGAAGCCAGATACACGTAACCAATGTTGGAAACCCTTCAGTTCTCACCACTCCTTTCGAACACATGAGataattcacactggagagaaactctATGATTGTAAGGAATGTGGAAAAACCTTCTTTTCTCTCAAAAGAATTAGAAGACACATTATCACACACAGTGGATATACACCATATAAATGTAAGGTGTGTGGGAAAGCATTTGATTATCCCAGTAGATTTCGAACACATGAAAGAagtcacactggagagaaaccctatgaatgtaaggaatgtggaaaagccttcacTTGTATCACAAGTGTTCGAAGACACATGATAAAGCACACGGGAGATGGGCCTTATAAATGTCAGGTATGTGGGAAACCCTTTCATTCTCTGAGTTCATTTCAAGTACATGaaagaattcacactggagagaagccctttAAATGTAAGCAATGTGGTAAAGCCTTCAGTTGTTCCCCAACCTTAAGAATACATGAAAGAAcccatactggagagaaaccttatgaatgcaagcagtgtgggaaggccttcagTTATCTCCCCTCCCTTCGACTACATGAAAGAATTCACACTGGCGAGAAGCCCTTTGTATGTAAACAATGTGGTAAAGCCTTTAGATCTGCCAGTACTTTTCAAATAcatgaaaggactcacactggagaaaaaccctatgaatgtaaggaatgtggggaAGCATTCAGCTGCATCCCCAGTATGCGAAGACACATGATAAAGCATACTGGAGAAGGACCTTACAAATGTAAGGTATGTGGGAAACCCTTTCATTCTCTGAGTCCATTTCGAATACATGaaagaactcacactggagagaaaccctatgtaTGTAAACATTGTGGTAAAGCTTTCGTTTCTTCGACATCAATTCGAATACATGAAagaactcatactggagagaaaccctatgagtgtaagcaatgtgggaaagccttcagttATCTCAACTCCTTTCGAACACATGAAATGattcacactggtgagaaaccctTTGAATGTAAGCGATGTGGTAAAGCCTTTAGATCTTCTAGTTCCTTTCGACTAcatgaaaggactcacactggaCAGAAACCCTATCattgtaaggaatgtgggaaagcctatTCTTGCCGTGCCAGCTTTCAGAGACACATGTTAACACACGCTGAAGATGGACCACCTTATAAATgcatgtgggaaagcctttaa
- the LOC112611850 gene encoding zinc finger protein 136 isoform X3, whose protein sequence is MWETMRNLASIGKKWKDKNIKDLYKHRRRNLRSHMLERFYQSKDGSQRGGIFSQFANQNLSKKIPGVKLCESFVYGEVSMGHSSLNRHIRDHSGHEPKEYQEYGEKPDTRNQCWKPFSSHHSFRTHEIIHTGEKLYDCKECGKTFFSLKRIRRHIITHSGYTPYKCKVCGKAFDYPSRFRTHERSHTGEKPYECKECGKAFTCITSVRRHMIKHTGDGPYKCQVCGKPFHSLSSFQVHERIHTGEKPFKCKQCGKAFSCSPTLRIHERTHTGEKPYECKQCGKAFSYLPSLRLHERIHTGEKPFVCKQCGKAFRSASTFQIHERTHTGEKPYECKECGEAFSCIPSMRRHMIKHTGEGPYKCKVCGKPFHSLSPFRIHERTHTGEKPYVCKHCGKAFVSSTSIRIHERTHTGEKPYECKQCGKAFSYLNSFRTHEMIHTGEKPFECKRCGKAFRSSSSFRLHERTHTGQKPYHCKECGKAYSCRASFQRHMLTHAEDGPPYKCMWESL, encoded by the exons ATGTGGGAAACCATGAGGAATCTGGCCTCTATAG GGAAAAAATGGAAGGACAAGAACATTAAAGATCTCTACAAACACCGAAGGAGAAATCTAAG AAGTCATATGTTAGAAAGATTCTATCAAAGTAAAGATGGTAGTCAGCGTGGAGGAATTTTTAGCCAGTTTGCAAATCAGAATCTGAGCAAGAAAATTCCtggagtgaaactctgtgaaaGCTTTGTATATGGAGAAGTCAGCATGGGTCACTCATCCCTTAATAGACACATCAGAGATCACAGTGGACATGAACCAAAGGAGTATCAGGAATATGGAGAGAAGCCAGATACACGTAACCAATGTTGGAAACCCTTCAGTTCTCACCACTCCTTTCGAACACATGAGataattcacactggagagaaactctATGATTGTAAGGAATGTGGAAAAACCTTCTTTTCTCTCAAAAGAATTAGAAGACACATTATCACACACAGTGGATATACACCATATAAATGTAAGGTGTGTGGGAAAGCATTTGATTATCCCAGTAGATTTCGAACACATGAAAGAagtcacactggagagaaaccctatgaatgtaaggaatgtggaaaagccttcacTTGTATCACAAGTGTTCGAAGACACATGATAAAGCACACGGGAGATGGGCCTTATAAATGTCAGGTATGTGGGAAACCCTTTCATTCTCTGAGTTCATTTCAAGTACATGaaagaattcacactggagagaagccctttAAATGTAAGCAATGTGGTAAAGCCTTCAGTTGTTCCCCAACCTTAAGAATACATGAAAGAAcccatactggagagaaaccttatgaatgcaagcagtgtgggaaggccttcagTTATCTCCCCTCCCTTCGACTACATGAAAGAATTCACACTGGCGAGAAGCCCTTTGTATGTAAACAATGTGGTAAAGCCTTTAGATCTGCCAGTACTTTTCAAATAcatgaaaggactcacactggagaaaaaccctatgaatgtaaggaatgtggggaAGCATTCAGCTGCATCCCCAGTATGCGAAGACACATGATAAAGCATACTGGAGAAGGACCTTACAAATGTAAGGTATGTGGGAAACCCTTTCATTCTCTGAGTCCATTTCGAATACATGaaagaactcacactggagagaaaccctatgtaTGTAAACATTGTGGTAAAGCTTTCGTTTCTTCGACATCAATTCGAATACATGAAagaactcatactggagagaaaccctatgagtgtaagcaatgtgggaaagccttcagttATCTCAACTCCTTTCGAACACATGAAATGattcacactggtgagaaaccctTTGAATGTAAGCGATGTGGTAAAGCCTTTAGATCTTCTAGTTCCTTTCGACTAcatgaaaggactcacactggaCAGAAACCCTATCattgtaaggaatgtgggaaagcctatTCTTGCCGTGCCAGCTTTCAGAGACACATGTTAACACACGCTGAAGATGGACCACCTTATAAATgcatgtgggaaagcctttaa
- the LOC112611850 gene encoding zinc finger protein 136 isoform X2 → MDSVAFEDVDVNFTQEEWALLDPSQKNLYRDVMWETMRNLASIGKKWKDKNIKDLYKHRRRNLRSHMLERFYQSKDGSQRGGIFSQFANQNLSKKIPGVKLCESFVYGEVSMGHSSLNRHIRDHSGHEPKEYQEYGEKPDTRNQCWKPFSSHHSFRTHEIIHTGEKLYDCKECGKTFFSLKRIRRHIITHSGYTPYKCKVCGKAFDYPSRFRTHERSHTGEKPYECKECGKAFTCITSVRRHMIKHTGDGPYKCQVCGKPFHSLSSFQVHERIHTGEKPFKCKQCGKAFSCSPTLRIHERTHTGEKPYECKQCGKAFSYLPSLRLHERIHTGEKPFVCKQCGKAFRSASTFQIHERTHTGEKPYECKECGEAFSCIPSMRRHMIKHTGEGPYKCKVCGKPFHSLSPFRIHERTHTGEKPYVCKHCGKAFVSSTSIRIHERTHTGEKPYECKQCGKAFSYLNSFRTHEMIHTGEKPFECKRCGKAFRSSSSFRLHERTHTGQKPYHCKECGKAYSCRASFQRHMLTHAEDGPPYKCMWESL, encoded by the exons GACTCGGTGGCCTTTGAGGATGTAGATGTGAACTTCACCCAGGAGGAGTGGGCTTTGCTGGATCCTTCCCAGAAGAATCTCTACAGGGATGTGATGTGGGAAACCATGAGGAATCTGGCCTCTATAG GGAAAAAATGGAAGGACAAGAACATTAAAGATCTCTACAAACACCGAAGGAGAAATCTAAG AAGTCATATGTTAGAAAGATTCTATCAAAGTAAAGATGGTAGTCAGCGTGGAGGAATTTTTAGCCAGTTTGCAAATCAGAATCTGAGCAAGAAAATTCCtggagtgaaactctgtgaaaGCTTTGTATATGGAGAAGTCAGCATGGGTCACTCATCCCTTAATAGACACATCAGAGATCACAGTGGACATGAACCAAAGGAGTATCAGGAATATGGAGAGAAGCCAGATACACGTAACCAATGTTGGAAACCCTTCAGTTCTCACCACTCCTTTCGAACACATGAGataattcacactggagagaaactctATGATTGTAAGGAATGTGGAAAAACCTTCTTTTCTCTCAAAAGAATTAGAAGACACATTATCACACACAGTGGATATACACCATATAAATGTAAGGTGTGTGGGAAAGCATTTGATTATCCCAGTAGATTTCGAACACATGAAAGAagtcacactggagagaaaccctatgaatgtaaggaatgtggaaaagccttcacTTGTATCACAAGTGTTCGAAGACACATGATAAAGCACACGGGAGATGGGCCTTATAAATGTCAGGTATGTGGGAAACCCTTTCATTCTCTGAGTTCATTTCAAGTACATGaaagaattcacactggagagaagccctttAAATGTAAGCAATGTGGTAAAGCCTTCAGTTGTTCCCCAACCTTAAGAATACATGAAAGAAcccatactggagagaaaccttatgaatgcaagcagtgtgggaaggccttcagTTATCTCCCCTCCCTTCGACTACATGAAAGAATTCACACTGGCGAGAAGCCCTTTGTATGTAAACAATGTGGTAAAGCCTTTAGATCTGCCAGTACTTTTCAAATAcatgaaaggactcacactggagaaaaaccctatgaatgtaaggaatgtggggaAGCATTCAGCTGCATCCCCAGTATGCGAAGACACATGATAAAGCATACTGGAGAAGGACCTTACAAATGTAAGGTATGTGGGAAACCCTTTCATTCTCTGAGTCCATTTCGAATACATGaaagaactcacactggagagaaaccctatgtaTGTAAACATTGTGGTAAAGCTTTCGTTTCTTCGACATCAATTCGAATACATGAAagaactcatactggagagaaaccctatgagtgtaagcaatgtgggaaagccttcagttATCTCAACTCCTTTCGAACACATGAAATGattcacactggtgagaaaccctTTGAATGTAAGCGATGTGGTAAAGCCTTTAGATCTTCTAGTTCCTTTCGACTAcatgaaaggactcacactggaCAGAAACCCTATCattgtaaggaatgtgggaaagcctatTCTTGCCGTGCCAGCTTTCAGAGACACATGTTAACACACGCTGAAGATGGACCACCTTATAAATgcatgtgggaaagcctttaa